From Streptomyces sp. NBC_00690, a single genomic window includes:
- a CDS encoding ABC transporter ATP-binding protein — MSDTERMQVRALGRRVLRRFAEHKAGFALSLLTVVLSTGLGITGPLFLRVIVDEAVPQGDRTLLMWMCLGMLAVGIAQSGFFYLQSRLTNSIGLGVVHGLRVDVYQRVQSMPITFHAGRSGSEVQTRLASDIGGISDVITFTAQHALGSLTMVITIGTAMLILSWPIAVVAIGLTLGLVIMNQRYAERQRLLAVEAQEHTSEMMRLAGEHLSLPGVLMGRTMRCWGGQRDRFRASSAAIADLTIRERAMATSAESIIGVSFAVIPPVVYWMAGGGFTSLSIGTAIVLVVLQLQLAQPIQALLGLSTSVRRSLAHFDRIFEYIDLGPTAALPAPRPPDTGARGPAVGITLSEVSYRYPESGRSTLCGINLDFPAGSTTMIVGSTGSGKSTLGYLVAGLLEPGAGTVRVFGGDEKPSETVLLVPQEPGIFNASFRDNLLLARPGATEAELREVLSRLALDDLVSSFPEGLDTSVGERGYQLSGGERQRLGLARALLSDAPVVVLDEVTSALDWATERTVQAALEELRGNRTTVVISHRLSGVKDTDRVVVLAEGVVAEKGTHGELRTAPGRYSDLLRLRDEDLSEAGAAP; from the coding sequence GTGAGTGACACCGAACGGATGCAGGTACGCGCTCTCGGCCGGCGCGTACTGCGACGGTTCGCCGAGCACAAGGCAGGCTTCGCCCTGTCCTTGCTGACCGTCGTGCTGTCCACGGGACTCGGGATCACCGGGCCGCTGTTCCTTCGCGTCATCGTCGACGAGGCCGTGCCCCAGGGCGACCGGACGCTGCTGATGTGGATGTGTTTGGGCATGCTCGCCGTAGGGATCGCCCAGAGCGGCTTCTTCTACCTCCAGAGCAGGTTGACGAACTCGATCGGTCTCGGGGTGGTCCACGGTCTGCGGGTGGACGTGTACCAACGGGTGCAGTCGATGCCGATCACCTTCCACGCCGGCCGGTCCGGATCCGAGGTGCAGACGAGGCTGGCCAGTGACATCGGCGGCATCTCCGATGTGATCACCTTCACCGCTCAGCACGCACTCGGGTCACTGACGATGGTCATCACCATCGGAACGGCCATGCTCATCCTCAGTTGGCCCATCGCCGTGGTGGCGATCGGTCTCACGCTGGGGCTGGTCATCATGAACCAGCGCTACGCCGAACGGCAACGCCTCCTGGCCGTCGAGGCGCAGGAGCACACATCCGAGATGATGCGCCTGGCCGGCGAACACCTCTCCCTGCCCGGTGTCCTCATGGGACGCACGATGCGCTGCTGGGGCGGCCAGCGAGACCGGTTCCGGGCGTCGTCGGCGGCCATCGCCGATCTGACGATCCGTGAGCGTGCCATGGCGACCAGCGCTGAGTCGATCATCGGTGTCTCCTTCGCGGTGATCCCGCCGGTCGTCTACTGGATGGCGGGCGGCGGCTTCACCAGCCTGTCGATCGGTACTGCGATCGTGCTGGTCGTGCTGCAACTCCAACTCGCACAGCCGATCCAGGCACTGCTCGGCCTGAGCACGTCCGTACGGCGCTCGCTCGCCCACTTCGACCGGATCTTCGAGTACATCGACCTCGGACCGACGGCGGCCCTGCCGGCGCCGCGCCCGCCCGACACCGGAGCCCGGGGACCAGCGGTCGGCATCACACTGAGCGAGGTCTCCTACCGCTATCCGGAGAGCGGCAGGAGCACCCTGTGCGGGATCAACCTGGATTTCCCGGCCGGCTCCACCACCATGATCGTGGGCTCCACCGGCTCCGGGAAGAGCACGCTGGGCTACCTCGTGGCGGGACTGCTGGAGCCCGGCGCCGGTACGGTCCGGGTGTTCGGCGGCGATGAGAAGCCGTCCGAGACGGTCCTGTTGGTGCCCCAAGAGCCGGGCATCTTCAACGCCTCCTTCCGGGACAATCTCCTCCTCGCCCGGCCCGGCGCCACCGAGGCCGAACTGCGCGAGGTGCTGTCCCGGTTGGCTCTCGACGATCTCGTCTCCTCCTTCCCCGAAGGACTGGACACCTCGGTCGGTGAAAGGGGCTACCAACTCTCCGGTGGCGAACGCCAGCGACTCGGGCTGGCCCGCGCCCTGCTGTCGGACGCCCCCGTCGTCGTGCTCGACGAGGTGACGAGCGCGCTGGACTGGGCGACGGAACGAACGGTGCAGGCGGCGTTGGAGGAACTGCGCGGCAACCGGACCACGGTCGTCATCAGCCACCGGCTGTCCGGAGTCAAGGACACCGACCGCGTCGTCGTTCTCGCGGAAGGGGTCGTCGCCGAGAAGGGCACCCACGGCGAACTCCGTACCGCGCCCGGCCGCTACTCCGACCTCCTCCGCCTGCGCGACGAGGACCTGTCCGAGGCGGGTGCGGCACCGTGA
- a CDS encoding dihydrodipicolinate reductase: MNSTEEHMSRIENSPRIAIYGLGAMGLEILRILHGRGANIVAGIVRPGSDKDGQDLGRLAGVAGLAFPARGDAEQALREAAPDMVVVTVSTYLDDVQYEIFSTVVKSGANVITLAEEMLYPFATDNPRARDLDALAKRHQVTVTGTGHQDAYWVNLISVLAGSSHDLGSVTGRLSWNVDDFGPALAEQQRVNATAEEFAEWQTAAERPPTFTYYSLYALAAAIGLTPHGTVETTTEPVIALGDTHSAALGATVPQGRLLGYTDTDILHTAEGVTLSISSQGTVYGEGERDYNEWHLADASGAPTLHLRNSDLNTAHTTCATLINRIPDVIDARPGIVTVDQLPQLRYRSAHRSV, from the coding sequence GTGAACAGTACGGAGGAGCACATGTCCCGGATCGAGAACAGTCCGCGCATCGCCATCTATGGACTCGGCGCCATGGGGCTGGAGATCTTACGAATCCTGCACGGCCGGGGCGCGAACATCGTCGCAGGCATCGTCCGGCCCGGATCCGACAAGGACGGCCAGGATCTCGGTCGGCTGGCGGGCGTCGCCGGACTGGCGTTCCCTGCCCGGGGAGACGCAGAGCAGGCATTGCGCGAAGCCGCTCCGGACATGGTGGTTGTCACCGTGAGCACCTATCTCGATGACGTCCAGTACGAGATCTTCTCGACCGTGGTCAAGTCCGGGGCCAATGTGATCACGCTCGCCGAGGAGATGCTCTACCCCTTCGCCACGGACAACCCCCGCGCCCGTGATCTGGACGCCCTGGCGAAGCGGCACCAGGTGACGGTGACCGGCACCGGGCACCAGGACGCCTACTGGGTGAACCTCATCAGTGTGCTGGCAGGTTCGAGTCACGACCTCGGGAGTGTGACCGGACGGCTCTCCTGGAACGTCGACGACTTCGGCCCCGCCCTGGCGGAACAACAACGCGTCAACGCCACCGCCGAGGAGTTCGCCGAGTGGCAGACCGCCGCCGAACGGCCGCCGACCTTTACCTATTACTCCCTGTACGCCCTAGCGGCTGCCATCGGTCTGACCCCACACGGCACCGTGGAGACCACGACCGAGCCGGTCATCGCCCTAGGTGACACACACTCCGCGGCACTCGGTGCGACGGTGCCGCAGGGACGACTGTTGGGATACACCGACACGGACATCCTGCACACGGCGGAAGGCGTCACACTGTCCATCAGCTCGCAGGGAACGGTCTACGGGGAGGGCGAGCGGGACTACAACGAGTGGCATCTGGCGGACGCTTCAGGAGCGCCGACGCTCCATCTGCGCAACAGTGATCTGAACACCGCGCACACCACCTGCGCAACGCTCATCAACCGAATCCCGGATGTCATCGATGCGAGGCCGGGAATCGTCACGGTGGACCAACTGCCGCAGTTGCGTTACCGGAGCGCTCATCGGTCTGTCTGA
- a CDS encoding nitroreductase family protein gives MPLINETDLWPRTKRALVPADSPDERTSPDRPSAQDTSRTAQRTPISENTPIPQSTPIPENTAISQSSALHDVLTARRSVRRFREDSVPDTDLAAILSLATSTDRQMWPHGAVQSTPQAWLVSGLTGTSEVRLRRYAPGQDMAGERPAGEFTDHGDCAVLAPLAKRYVPAPVAVLICAEITDSGGANYTQALLRASAFGYNAWLAAVAAGLGGSVHGRSSSEVTRIVRRHTSTPARHLFTLVLGHPAEAPDSGLDRE, from the coding sequence ATGCCACTGATCAATGAGACCGACCTGTGGCCCCGGACGAAGCGTGCTCTCGTCCCCGCCGACAGCCCCGACGAACGCACCTCCCCGGACCGGCCGTCGGCCCAGGACACCTCCCGGACCGCCCAGAGGACGCCGATCTCTGAAAACACACCGATCCCGCAGAGCACACCGATCCCTGAGAACACGGCGATCTCCCAGAGCAGCGCGCTCCATGATGTGCTGACGGCCCGTCGATCGGTCCGCCGGTTCCGCGAGGACTCGGTCCCCGACACCGACCTCGCCGCCATTCTGAGTCTTGCCACGTCGACCGATCGGCAGATGTGGCCGCACGGTGCGGTCCAATCCACCCCGCAGGCATGGCTGGTCAGCGGCCTGACGGGCACCTCGGAAGTGCGACTGCGCCGGTACGCCCCGGGCCAGGACATGGCGGGGGAGCGTCCCGCGGGGGAGTTCACCGACCACGGAGACTGTGCCGTGCTCGCTCCACTCGCCAAACGGTACGTTCCGGCACCGGTCGCGGTGCTGATCTGTGCGGAGATCACCGACAGCGGCGGCGCCAACTACACCCAGGCGCTCCTTCGGGCATCCGCCTTCGGATACAACGCTTGGCTGGCGGCGGTGGCCGCGGGTCTCGGCGGCAGTGTGCACGGCCGTTCATCGTCCGAGGTGACCCGCATCGTGCGCCGGCACACCAGCACACCGGCCAGGCATCTGTTCACCCTGGTGCTGGGGCACCCGGCCGAAGCCCCGGACAGCGGACTGGACCGTGAGTGA
- a CDS encoding anthrone oxygenase family protein: protein MRTDSSSRRNELPTSGAHPEPPEQQNSTAKRTHPSGTVAGVLLMISTVALGLTAGLLFTFGMAVMPGLAATDDHTYVTAMQSFNDTIQSNWALAVLFVGVLPATVAAAVLDYRSGRGAAARWAAYATVLYLVALLVTAGFNIPMNSDLAAAGNPSTMTDFAIVDRFKTSWVAANALRAALCAVALGCLTRALVLHGRSTATTGRVEGSRQTDR from the coding sequence ATGAGAACCGACTCGTCCAGCCGTCGCAACGAGCTTCCGACATCCGGCGCACACCCCGAACCGCCCGAGCAGCAGAACTCCACTGCGAAGCGCACTCACCCGAGCGGTACCGTCGCGGGAGTGCTGTTGATGATCTCCACGGTCGCGCTGGGGCTGACGGCGGGGCTGCTCTTCACCTTCGGCATGGCCGTGATGCCCGGGCTGGCGGCGACCGACGACCACACCTATGTGACCGCCATGCAGAGCTTCAACGACACCATCCAGAGCAACTGGGCCCTCGCCGTACTCTTCGTCGGGGTGCTGCCGGCCACCGTGGCCGCGGCGGTCCTGGACTACCGCAGCGGCCGTGGCGCCGCCGCCAGATGGGCCGCGTACGCGACGGTCCTCTATCTGGTCGCCCTGCTGGTCACGGCCGGCTTCAACATCCCCATGAACAGCGACCTCGCAGCGGCCGGGAACCCCTCCACGATGACGGACTTCGCCATCGTGGACAGGTTCAAGACCTCCTGGGTGGCGGCCAACGCGCTGCGCGCGGCGCTCTGCGCGGTGGCTCTCGGCTGTCTGACGCGCGCTTTGGTACTGCACGGCAGGAGCACGGCCACAACGGGACGGGTGGAGGGAAGCCGTCAGACAGACCGATGA
- a CDS encoding YcaO-like family protein, giving the protein MKQLDPLLSRYGVVGDVFSLSRYRGLPGLSSYGVDLGSAFPGIAAPQDNRVVAGGHALEDKDKARLLAIAEGCERYSGAQFGTDGVVTAAAHELDGRVLDWSRIARLSDAEYAHPRCPLVPFDPAAPIRWVPGVDLRDGEPTWLPLAMAAYRSGHLAPAERFVVGISTGYAVHTDPASAVFGALSEVVERDMIAVLWLQKLPLPHIPFDFLDEREITLIEWAHDRFLDTVLLDATSDIGLPTVYCLQTAPHDQTIRTMVGCGTGLTIQDAAYKALLEATCFRDSLHLEWEEPESFADYTDISDGAKYMGKPENAGHFAFLIDDHPDRPSFQDRGRFAADATEGLIRAVRRFAELDMSVIAVDRTTTELASVGLHSVNVVIPDLQPMSLVPLAQYHAHPRLYSAPAAMGYRVLPVEELNPCPQPFA; this is encoded by the coding sequence ATGAAACAGCTTGATCCGCTGCTCTCGCGCTACGGCGTGGTCGGGGATGTCTTCTCCCTTTCCCGCTATCGCGGTCTGCCGGGGCTGAGCTCCTACGGGGTCGATCTCGGCAGCGCGTTCCCGGGCATTGCGGCACCCCAGGACAACCGGGTGGTGGCAGGAGGGCATGCACTGGAGGACAAGGACAAGGCGCGCCTACTCGCGATCGCCGAGGGGTGCGAGCGCTACTCGGGGGCGCAGTTCGGTACGGACGGCGTTGTGACCGCCGCCGCGCACGAGCTCGACGGCAGGGTGCTCGACTGGTCGCGCATTGCACGGCTGTCGGACGCGGAGTACGCGCATCCGCGGTGCCCCCTCGTCCCGTTCGATCCGGCGGCGCCGATCAGATGGGTGCCCGGGGTGGACCTCCGGGACGGAGAACCCACCTGGTTGCCGCTCGCCATGGCGGCCTACCGGTCAGGGCACCTTGCACCGGCGGAGCGCTTCGTGGTGGGCATCTCGACGGGCTACGCCGTGCACACCGATCCCGCGAGCGCTGTCTTCGGCGCCTTGAGCGAGGTCGTCGAGCGGGACATGATCGCCGTCCTATGGCTCCAGAAGCTCCCGCTGCCGCACATCCCCTTCGACTTTCTGGATGAGCGCGAGATCACCCTGATCGAGTGGGCGCACGATCGCTTCCTCGACACCGTACTGCTGGATGCCACCAGCGACATCGGTCTGCCCACGGTGTACTGCCTGCAGACTGCTCCGCACGACCAAACGATACGCACCATGGTCGGGTGCGGTACCGGGCTCACCATCCAGGACGCCGCGTACAAGGCGCTGTTGGAGGCCACCTGCTTCCGCGACTCCCTGCACCTGGAATGGGAGGAACCCGAGTCCTTCGCCGACTACACCGATATCTCGGACGGCGCGAAGTACATGGGCAAGCCGGAGAACGCCGGGCACTTCGCATTCCTCATCGACGACCACCCCGATCGGCCCTCCTTCCAGGACCGGGGCCGTTTTGCCGCCGATGCCACAGAAGGACTGATCCGCGCGGTCCGGAGGTTCGCCGAACTGGACATGTCGGTGATCGCCGTGGACCGGACGACGACGGAGCTGGCTTCGGTGGGACTGCACTCGGTGAATGTGGTCATCCCCGATCTCCAGCCCATGTCCCTGGTGCCGCTCGCCCAGTACCACGCGCATCCTCGGCTCTACTCCGCTCCCGCGGCAATGGGCTATCGCGTACTGCCTGTTGAGGAGTTGAACCCGTGTCCGCAACCGTTCGCCTGA
- a CDS encoding TOMM precursor leader peptide-binding protein has translation MSATVRLTRLTRVSVFGTGAFGARVSELLPKSSGLDVTRVGPEITDDLLADVDAAVLVLDRPARPLARRFRQVASEAGKPWLLVEFDHPAIRVGPYFDPTGGPCLDCFYAREDQHADKPAPVRKHGHAHEHGHGHQHGADCSHAPAAAEQEQVGIAAAAGVLPHQARIAVGLLSLSLAEPVRGRVVTVDLRTAAIRSDQVIGCHGCPHCGDETERLIQSRQLDHLFRTVGGVTHDEYN, from the coding sequence GTGTCCGCAACCGTTCGCCTGACCCGTTTGACCCGTGTGTCCGTCTTCGGTACCGGGGCGTTCGGTGCTCGGGTGTCCGAACTGCTGCCGAAGTCCTCGGGCCTCGACGTCACGCGCGTCGGCCCTGAGATCACCGACGACCTGCTCGCCGATGTCGATGCAGCCGTGCTGGTGCTGGACCGCCCCGCCCGACCGTTGGCACGTCGATTCCGGCAGGTGGCCTCCGAAGCGGGAAAGCCCTGGCTCCTGGTGGAGTTCGACCACCCCGCCATCAGAGTGGGACCGTACTTCGATCCGACGGGCGGGCCATGCCTGGACTGCTTCTACGCGCGTGAGGACCAGCACGCCGACAAGCCGGCGCCCGTACGGAAGCACGGTCACGCACACGAGCATGGTCACGGTCACCAGCACGGGGCTGACTGTTCGCATGCGCCGGCGGCGGCCGAGCAGGAGCAGGTCGGTATTGCGGCGGCAGCCGGAGTCCTGCCGCATCAGGCCCGTATCGCAGTGGGACTGCTGAGCCTGTCGCTGGCCGAACCGGTACGCGGACGGGTGGTCACCGTGGATCTCCGCACGGCGGCGATTCGCTCGGACCAGGTGATCGGCTGCCACGGCTGCCCGCACTGCGGAGACGAGACCGAACGCCTGATCCAGTCGCGACAGCTCGATCACCTGTTCCGCACCGTGGGAGGCGTCACTCATGACGAGTACAACTAG
- a CDS encoding Rieske 2Fe-2S domain-containing protein gives MTKLEPQRPMTSGDQWPPLPYPAGWFCLGLASELKPGTVLTRSFMGSDVVLYRTEKGVVRAVEPHCPHLGAHLGIGGRIVGENIQCPFHAFEYDPDGTCVRVPNSEPPKKLTLTQRTIRELNGLVMIWYAHDGAAPYWDIPQVDPQGFHRAQLHFKHVSSHPQELYENTVDYRHFSVVHAVPLEEIAPPETDGPFLRVHTKVPIARIPGVGNIWVGQTVLIAGLGYLVAEIDFPRVGVTVRSWALFTATDVWETDIRLLASCAVTGPLQHLPRPVQALLARLLARAVVYKIGKVLDEDNVIWKSKRYMHRPQLASGDKAVGIYRRHVRQFYPPGTADQGAPL, from the coding sequence ATGACCAAACTCGAACCCCAACGCCCGATGACTTCGGGCGACCAGTGGCCTCCACTGCCCTATCCGGCTGGTTGGTTCTGTCTGGGATTGGCATCCGAACTGAAACCGGGAACGGTCCTCACCCGCTCCTTCATGGGATCAGATGTCGTCCTGTACCGGACCGAGAAAGGTGTTGTGCGCGCTGTGGAACCGCACTGCCCGCACCTTGGAGCCCACTTGGGAATCGGCGGGAGGATCGTCGGGGAGAACATCCAATGCCCCTTCCACGCCTTCGAGTACGACCCCGACGGCACCTGTGTGCGCGTGCCCAACAGCGAACCACCGAAGAAGCTGACCCTCACGCAGCGGACCATCCGGGAACTCAACGGCCTGGTGATGATCTGGTACGCGCACGATGGTGCGGCCCCGTACTGGGATATCCCGCAGGTGGACCCGCAGGGCTTTCACCGAGCCCAACTGCACTTCAAGCATGTGTCCAGTCACCCTCAGGAACTGTATGAGAACACGGTGGACTACCGGCATTTCAGTGTGGTGCACGCCGTGCCGTTGGAAGAGATCGCACCGCCGGAAACGGACGGGCCGTTCCTCCGCGTACATACGAAGGTGCCCATTGCGCGGATTCCCGGGGTGGGCAACATCTGGGTCGGCCAGACCGTGTTGATCGCCGGTCTGGGGTACTTGGTGGCGGAGATCGACTTCCCACGCGTGGGCGTCACCGTGCGCTCCTGGGCACTGTTCACAGCGACAGACGTATGGGAGACGGACATCCGGCTGCTGGCTTCCTGTGCTGTGACAGGACCTCTCCAACACCTTCCCCGACCGGTGCAGGCACTTCTGGCGCGCCTGCTGGCGAGGGCGGTCGTCTACAAGATCGGCAAGGTCCTGGACGAGGACAACGTGATCTGGAAGAGCAAGAGGTACATGCACCGACCCCAGCTGGCATCTGGAGACAAGGCGGTAGGGATCTACCGCCGTCACGTGCGCCAGTTCTATCCGCCCGGGACCGCCGACCAAGGAGCGCCATTGTGA
- a CDS encoding glycosyl transferase, with protein sequence MRVNFVSRGHGYGHAARDLRIMAAMRRVNPGIQIRLASAGSGADYYRSRGVEAVDLGFDDADDMGEAASWRIWRFLYEHADADLVVSDEFLTVPGFCRNVLDLPNVLITDWFFAELGLPEFDARLDDAREVVVPDFPEAHPLAPATTAPIWYCGPLVDSFTPQRAEARKTLGIDEDALVLTVAAGGRPDRIDALRIQLQALQAWSGHAALGDQLLLMADPPPTRGRVPTAPNIHWVGRSDRPELYYRAADVVLANALGFTSCELVANGVPVVAAVTPDPDQEMRIGFTERMDTLERIGLLTRTSTDEDPATLWALVQEMRRRADDDPVSEDIWADPLEVATRILGHGRVG encoded by the coding sequence ATGAGAGTCAACTTCGTCTCCCGCGGGCACGGCTACGGTCACGCCGCCCGGGACCTGAGGATCATGGCCGCCATGCGCCGGGTGAACCCCGGGATACAGATCAGGCTGGCCTCGGCGGGAAGCGGAGCGGACTACTACCGCTCCCGCGGTGTCGAGGCCGTCGACCTCGGTTTCGACGACGCCGACGATATGGGCGAGGCGGCGAGTTGGCGCATCTGGCGATTCCTGTACGAGCATGCTGACGCTGACCTCGTGGTGAGCGACGAGTTCCTGACCGTGCCCGGATTCTGCCGCAATGTACTTGACCTTCCGAACGTGCTGATCACCGACTGGTTCTTCGCCGAGCTCGGCTTGCCGGAGTTCGACGCGCGCTTGGACGACGCACGGGAAGTCGTGGTCCCCGACTTTCCCGAGGCACATCCGCTCGCTCCGGCCACCACCGCGCCGATCTGGTACTGCGGCCCCCTGGTGGACTCCTTCACCCCACAGCGGGCCGAGGCGCGGAAGACCCTCGGCATCGACGAGGACGCGCTCGTCCTGACCGTGGCGGCGGGAGGCCGGCCGGACCGCATCGACGCACTGCGGATCCAGTTGCAGGCACTCCAGGCATGGAGCGGACACGCCGCACTCGGGGACCAACTGCTCCTGATGGCAGACCCCCCGCCCACCCGGGGCCGTGTCCCGACCGCCCCCAACATCCACTGGGTCGGGCGCAGCGATCGGCCCGAACTGTACTACCGGGCCGCGGATGTCGTGCTGGCCAATGCCCTGGGCTTCACCAGCTGCGAACTCGTGGCCAACGGCGTACCGGTCGTTGCCGCCGTCACCCCGGACCCCGACCAAGAGATGCGCATCGGATTCACCGAGCGCATGGACACACTGGAACGCATCGGCCTGCTGACCCGCACCAGCACCGACGAGGACCCCGCGACCTTGTGGGCCCTGGTCCAGGAGATGCGCCGACGGGCCGACGACGATCCGGTCTCCGAGGACATCTGGGCCGACCCCCTGGAAGTCGCCACCCGAATACTGGGCCACGGCCGGGTGGGGTGA
- the ispG gene encoding flavodoxin-dependent (E)-4-hydroxy-3-methylbut-2-enyl-diphosphate synthase — translation MPTVELGLPAVPKTPVRRRTHPIHVGSVVVGGGAPVSVQTMTTTVTADVDATLQQIAEVTAAGCDIIRVAVPSQDDADALPRIVARSKLPVIADIHFQPRYVYAAIDAGCAAVRVNPGNIRRFDDRVGQIAKAAGAAGVPIRIGVNAGSLDPRLLAKHGSATPEALVESALWECSLFEEHGFTDIKIAVKHHDPLTMIAANQLLARACDHPLHLGVTEAGPAFQGAIKSAVALGVLLREGIGDTIRVSLSAPPVEQVKAGCHILSSLGLRPRKLEIVSCPGCGRLQVDIHQLASRVEAAFDGFPHPLRIAVMGCVVNGPGEAREADLGVSCGNGKGQIFAQGEVIRTVPENKIVDALLDEALRLVDEPAAQNTSVGEST, via the coding sequence ATGCCCACCGTTGAGCTGGGCCTTCCCGCGGTGCCGAAGACTCCGGTGCGCCGCCGCACCCACCCCATCCACGTGGGGAGCGTTGTCGTCGGCGGCGGCGCACCGGTCTCCGTACAGACCATGACCACCACCGTGACCGCGGACGTCGACGCCACCCTTCAGCAGATAGCGGAGGTCACCGCAGCCGGCTGCGACATCATCCGCGTCGCGGTCCCCTCGCAGGACGACGCCGACGCCCTCCCGCGCATCGTCGCCCGGTCGAAGCTGCCGGTGATAGCCGACATCCACTTCCAGCCCCGCTATGTCTACGCAGCGATCGACGCAGGCTGTGCGGCGGTCCGGGTGAACCCGGGCAACATCCGCAGGTTCGACGACCGCGTCGGCCAGATCGCGAAGGCCGCCGGGGCGGCGGGGGTGCCGATCCGTATCGGGGTCAACGCCGGCTCCCTTGACCCCCGCCTGCTCGCCAAGCACGGCAGCGCGACCCCCGAGGCACTGGTGGAGTCCGCTTTGTGGGAGTGCTCCCTGTTCGAGGAACACGGCTTCACGGACATCAAGATCGCGGTCAAGCACCATGACCCGCTCACCATGATTGCCGCGAACCAACTCCTCGCCCGCGCCTGCGACCACCCCCTCCACCTCGGTGTCACCGAAGCCGGACCTGCCTTCCAAGGGGCCATCAAATCCGCTGTCGCCCTCGGGGTCCTTCTCAGGGAAGGCATCGGCGACACCATCCGGGTCTCCCTCTCCGCGCCCCCGGTCGAGCAGGTGAAGGCCGGCTGCCACATCCTGTCCTCCCTCGGCCTGCGCCCCCGGAAGCTGGAGATTGTCTCCTGCCCCGGCTGCGGACGCCTCCAAGTCGACATCCACCAACTCGCCTCCCGAGTGGAAGCCGCGTTCGACGGCTTCCCCCACCCCTTGCGCATCGCGGTGATGGGCTGCGTCGTCAACGGCCCCGGCGAGGCACGCGAAGCCGACCTCGGCGTCTCCTGCGGCAATGGCAAAGGCCAGATCTTCGCCCAGGGCGAGGTCATCCGCACCGTCCCCGAAAACAAGATCGTCGACGCCCTCCTGGATGAAGCCCTCCGACTCGTCGATGAACCCGCAGCCCAGAACACATCTGTAGGGGAATCCACATGA
- a CDS encoding polyprenyl synthetase family protein — protein MTAITIPAAEHRGLDQDLVRVEVDGILDCFLTEKARTAAAQRMPAEVTAVLRGFLAAGGKRIRPLLCVTGWQAAGGQGLPRSVVQVAASLEMFHAFCLIHDDVMDESDTRRGHPTVHRAVAAHHTHGRTGSAADQLGNSAAVLIGDLALAWSDELLHTAGLTRRQLADVLPLIDTMRTEVMYGQYLDVTTAGAPTDDIEHALAVCRYKTAKYTIERPLHLGAALTDASQPLLEALSAYAVPLGEAFQLRDDLLGVFGAPDVTGKPVLDDLREGKATVLIAHTLQRAHRAQADQLRLLLGCPTLTESQAKVACRIIQATSAHDTVNHMIEQRYETALAALDTAPIQPAAADALRRLADEAVRRST, from the coding sequence ATGACCGCCATCACCATCCCGGCCGCGGAGCACCGCGGCCTCGACCAGGATCTGGTCCGCGTCGAAGTCGACGGGATACTCGACTGCTTCCTCACCGAGAAGGCCCGCACCGCCGCCGCACAGCGCATGCCTGCTGAAGTGACCGCAGTCCTGCGGGGCTTCCTCGCAGCCGGCGGGAAACGGATTCGCCCCCTGTTGTGTGTGACCGGCTGGCAGGCAGCGGGAGGGCAGGGCCTTCCGCGTTCGGTCGTCCAGGTCGCGGCGTCGTTGGAGATGTTCCATGCCTTCTGCCTCATCCACGACGACGTCATGGACGAGTCCGACACCCGTCGCGGACATCCCACCGTCCACCGTGCTGTGGCGGCACACCACACCCACGGGCGCACCGGGTCCGCGGCGGATCAACTGGGCAACAGCGCCGCCGTCCTCATCGGCGACCTCGCGCTTGCGTGGTCCGATGAACTCCTTCACACCGCCGGCCTCACCCGTCGGCAGTTGGCCGACGTCCTACCGCTGATCGACACCATGCGCACCGAGGTCATGTACGGGCAGTACCTCGACGTCACCACCGCCGGGGCACCCACCGACGACATCGAACACGCCCTGGCGGTCTGCCGCTACAAGACCGCCAAGTACACGATCGAACGCCCCCTTCACCTCGGCGCAGCACTCACCGATGCCAGCCAGCCGCTGCTGGAGGCCCTGTCGGCGTACGCGGTTCCACTGGGGGAGGCGTTCCAGCTCCGTGACGATCTGCTCGGCGTCTTCGGTGCCCCGGATGTCACCGGCAAACCCGTACTCGACGACCTCCGAGAAGGCAAAGCCACCGTGCTGATTGCCCACACCCTTCAGCGCGCCCACCGTGCACAGGCCGACCAACTGCGGCTCCTCCTCGGATGCCCCACCCTCACCGAAAGCCAGGCCAAAGTGGCCTGCCGCATCATCCAGGCCACCAGTGCCCACGACACCGTCAACCACATGATCGAGCAACGGTACGAGACGGCTCTTGCCGCCCTGGACACCGCACCGATCCAGCCCGCAGCCGCCGACGCCCTGCGCCGCCTTGCCGATGAGGCTGTTCGGAGAAGCACATGA